A genomic region of Elephas maximus indicus isolate mEleMax1 chromosome 10, mEleMax1 primary haplotype, whole genome shotgun sequence contains the following coding sequences:
- the LOC126084431 gene encoding olfactory receptor 4F21-like: MTLISEFVLLGLSTSWETKVFLTVTFSLLYLGIILGNLFILFLVILDAHLHSPMYFLLANLSLIDLGVASTTVPKMITDLLNEYKIISFQGCMTQICFIHILGGVEMVLLIAMAFDRYTAICKPLRYMNIMNPKICVSFVVTAWVTGVIHAMSQFSFVINLPFCGPKKIDSFFGDFSRIIKLACTDGYKFEFIIAANSGFMSMGTFFLLILSYAFILVTVWKSSSGNLSKAFVTLSAHITVVVLFITPCVFLYVWPFPTSSLDKYLFIFDFAITPILNPAIYTLRNKDMKIAIKRLNKRQYCVRFC; the protein is encoded by the coding sequence ATGACTCTGATTTCTGAGTTTGTGTTGTTGGGACTCTCCACTTCTTGGGAAACTAAAGTTTTTCTCACAGTGACATTCTCCTTGCTCTATTTAGGGATCATACTAGGAaaccttttcattttgtttttggtgattcTTGATGCTCACTTACATTCCCCTATGTACTTCCTGCTGGCCAATCTGTCTCTCATTGACTTGGGTGTTGCCTCTACCACAGTCCCCAAGATGATCACAGACCTTTTAAATGAATACAAAATAAtttctttccaaggctgtatgacACAGATATGCTTCATCCACATCTTAGGAGGAGTGGAGATGGTGTTACTCATAGCCATGGCGTTTGACAGGTATACGGCAATCTGCAAGCCTCTTCGCTACATGAACATCATGAATCCTAAAATATGTGTTTCATTCGTAGTCACTGCCTGGGTAACTGGGGTTATCCATGCTATGTCTCAGTTTTCATTTGTTATTAACTTGCCCTTTTGTGGGCCCAAGAAAATAGATAGCTTTTTTGGTGACTTTTCCAGGATCATAAAACTTGCTTGCACAGATGGATACAAATTTGAGTTTATTATTGCTGCCAATAGCGGGTTCATGAGCATGGGCACCTTCTTCCTGCTAATCCTTTCCTATGCCTTCATTTTGGTCACTGTCTGGAAAAGTTCCTCAGGCAACTTATCCAAGGCATTTGTCACATTGTCGGCTCATATCACTGTGGTTGTTCTTTTTATCACTCCATGTGTGTTTCTCTATGTGTGGCCTTTCCCCACATCATCACTTGATAAATACCTGTTCATTTTTGACTTTGCTATCACCCCTATCTTGAATCCTGCCATCTATACATTAAGGAACAAAGACATGAAGATAGCAATAAAAAGACTGAACAAACGTCAGTATTGTGTCAGATTTTGCTGA